From Orcinus orca chromosome 3, mOrcOrc1.1, whole genome shotgun sequence, a single genomic window includes:
- the PWWP2A gene encoding PWWP domain-containing protein 2A isoform X1, with protein sequence MAAVAAEAAATAASPGEGGAGEAEPEMEPIPGSEAGTDPLPVTATEASVPDGEADGQQSSPQADEPPFPPPPPPPPPPGELARSPEAAGPELQPEEKLPARVVEPAAAAPQEGPGLSPSPASPPEEPAAPEERQEPRLPQPSAPALVPPAGGDSAVSQLIPGSEVRVTLDHIIEDALVVSFRLGEKLFSGVLMDLSKRFGPHGIPVTVFPKREYKDKPEAMQLQNNTFQGTDVKRDVNGAVPEDPPPVPPPELSLAESLWTCKPPPLFHEGAPYPPPLFIRDTYNQSIPQPPPRKIKRPKRKMYREEPTSIMNAIKLRPRQVLCDKCKNSVVAGKKEIRKGSSASDSSKYEDKKRRNESVTTVNKKLKTDHKVDGKNQNESQKRNAVVKVSNIAHSRGRVVKVSAQANTSKAQLSTKKVLQNKNMDHAKAREVLKIAKEKAQKKQNETSTSKNAHSKVHFTRRYQNPSSGSLPPRVRLKPQRYRNEENDSSLKTGLEKMRSGKMAPKPQSRCTSTRSAGEAPSENQSPSKGPEEASSEVQDTTEVLVPGEQDEPQTLGKKGSKSNVSVYMTLNQKKSDSSSASVCSIDSTDDLKSSNSECSSSESFDFPPGCMHAPSTSSTSSSSKEEKKLSNSLKMKVFSKNVSKCVTPDGRTICVGDIVWAKIYGFPWWPARILTITVSRKDNGLLVRQEARISWFGSPTTSFLALSQLSPFLENFQSRFNKKRKGLYRKAITEAAKAAQQLTPEVRALLTQFET encoded by the exons ATGGCGGCCGTAGCTGCAGAGGCGGCAGCGACTGCAGCGTCCCCCGGGGAGGGGGGCGCCGGCGAGGCCGAGCCGGAGATGGAGCCCATTCCCGGCAGCGAGGCCGGCACTGACCCCCTCCCGGTCACGGCCACTGAAGCGTCTGTGCCGGACGGCGAGGCCGACGGGCAGCAGTCCTCTCCTCAGGCCGACGAGCCGCCgttcccgccgccgccgccgccgccaccgccgccgggGGAGCTAGCCCGCAGCCCGGAGGCGGCGGGGCCGGAGCTGCAGCCTGAGGAGAAGCTACCCGCCCGGGTGGTGGAGCCGGCGGCAGCCGCGCCACAGGAAGGGCCTGGCCTTTCACCTTCCCCTGCATCGCCGCCCGAGGAGCCCGCGGCTCCCGAGGAGCGCCAGGAACCGCGGCTGCCCCAGCCCTCAGCCCCGGCGCTCGTGCCGCCGGCGGGTGGGGACTCCGCGGTGTCGCAACTGATCCCCGGCTCGGAGGTGCGGGTCACGCTGGACCACATCATTGAGGACGCGCTCGTCGTGTCGTTCCGCCTCGGGGAGAAGCTTTTCTCCGGGGTCCTCATGGATCTGTCCAAAAG gTTTGGGCCCCATGGGATCCCTGTGACAGTATTTCCCAAAAGGGAATATAAGGATAAACCTGAAGCCATGCAGCTCCAAAATAATACATTCCAAGGGACAGATGTCAAGCGTGACGTGAATGGTGCTGTTCCCGAAGACCCTCCTCCTGTCCCGCCTCCTGAGCTGAGCTTGGCCGAAAGCCTGTGGACTTGCAAACCACCACCTCTCTTCCATGAAGGAGCACCTTATCCTCCCCCTTTGTTTATCAGGGACACATATAACCAATCAATACCTCAGCCACCTCCTCGGAAAATTAAGCGACCCAAACGAAAAATGTACAGGGAAGAACCTACTTCAATAATGAATGCTATTAAACTACGACCCAGACAAGTCTTGTGTGACAAGTGTAAAAACAGTGTCGttgctggaaaaaaagaaattagaaaaggtAGTAGTGCAAGTGACTCTTCTAAATATGAAGATAAAAAACGGAGAAATGAAAGTGTAACTACTGtgaacaaaaaactgaaaactgacCATAAGGTGGATgggaaaaaccaaaatgaaagccAGAAAAGAAATGCTGTGGTTAAGGTTTCAAATATTGCTCACAGCAGAGGCAGAGTAGTCAAAGTTTCTGCTCAGGCAAATACATCAAAAGCTCAGTTAAGTACTAAAAAAGTGCTCCAGAATAAGAACATGGATCATGCAAAAGCTCGGGAAGTGCTGAAAATTGCCAAAGAAAAGGCACAGAAGAAGCAAAATGAAACCTCTACTTCCAAAAATGCACATTCAAAAGTCCATTTCACACGTCGATACCAGAATCCTAGCTCAGGTTCCCTTCCACCCCGGGTTCGTTTAAAACCACAGAGGTACAGGAATGAAGAAAATGACTCTTCTCTGAAGACAGGACTGGAGAAAATGCGGAGCGGCAAGATGGCACCAAAGCCCCAGTCCCGCTGCACCTCTACCCGCTCAGCAGGTGAGGCCCCTTCAGAAAATCAGAGTCCCTCCAAAGGCCCTGAAGAGGCCAGCAGTGAGGTTCAGGACACAACTGAAGTGCTTGTGCCTGGTGAGCAGGATGAACCACAGACACTGGGCAAAAAGGGCAGCAAAAGCAATGTCTCTGTTTACATGACCCTAAATCAAAAGAAGTCTGACTCTTCCAGTGCTTCAGTGTGTAGCATTGATAGCACAGATGATTTGAAATCCTCCAACTCTGAGTGTAGTTCTTCTGAAAGCTTTGATTTTCCTCCAGGCTGTATGCATGCACCTTCCACATCCTCTACTTCCTCCTcttcaaaggaagagaaaaagctcAGTAATTCCTTGAAAATGAAAGTCTTTTCCAAAAACGTCTCTAAGTGCGTCACACCAGACGGCAGGACCATATGTGTAGGGGACATTGTTTGGGCCAAGATATATGGCTTCCCCTGGTGGCCAGCCCGTATTCTTACTATAACTGTGAGCCGGAAAGATAACGGCCTTTTAGTCCGACAGGAGGCCCGTATTTCATGGTTCGGGTCTCCAACAACATCTTTCCTGGCTCTTTCGCAACTCTCCCCCTTTTTAGAAAACTTCCAGTCACGCTTTAATAAGAAGAGAAAGGGCCTGTATCGCAAGGCTATCACAGAGGCAGCTAAGGCTGCCCAACAGCTGACCCCTGAAGTGCGGGCTCTGTTGACACAGTTTGAAACGTGA
- the PWWP2A gene encoding PWWP domain-containing protein 2A isoform X5 — MQLQNNTFQGTDVKRDVNGAVPEDPPPVPPPELSLAESLWTCKPPPLFHEGAPYPPPLFIRDTYNQSIPQPPPRKIKRPKRKMYREEPTSIMNAIKLRPRQVLCDKCKNSVVAGKKEIRKGSSASDSSKYEDKKRRNESVTTVNKKLKTDHKVDGKNQNESQKRNAVVKVSNIAHSRGRVVKVSAQANTSKAQLSTKKVLQNKNMDHAKAREVLKIAKEKAQKKQNETSTSKNAHSKVHFTRRYQNPSSGSLPPRVRLKPQRYRNEENDSSLKTGLEKMRSGKMAPKPQSRCTSTRSAGEAPSENQSPSKGPEEASSEVQDTTEVLVPGEQDEPQTLGKKGSKSNVSVYMTLNQKKSDSSSASVCSIDSTDDLKSSNSECSSSESFDFPPGCMHAPSTSSTSSSSKEEKKLSNSLKMKVFSKNVSKCVTPDGRTICVGDIVWAKIYGFPWWPARILTITVSRKDNGLLVRQEARISWFGSPTTSFLALSQLSPFLENFQSRFNKKRKGLYRKAITEAAKAAQQLTPEVRALLTQFET; from the coding sequence ATGCAGCTCCAAAATAATACATTCCAAGGGACAGATGTCAAGCGTGACGTGAATGGTGCTGTTCCCGAAGACCCTCCTCCTGTCCCGCCTCCTGAGCTGAGCTTGGCCGAAAGCCTGTGGACTTGCAAACCACCACCTCTCTTCCATGAAGGAGCACCTTATCCTCCCCCTTTGTTTATCAGGGACACATATAACCAATCAATACCTCAGCCACCTCCTCGGAAAATTAAGCGACCCAAACGAAAAATGTACAGGGAAGAACCTACTTCAATAATGAATGCTATTAAACTACGACCCAGACAAGTCTTGTGTGACAAGTGTAAAAACAGTGTCGttgctggaaaaaaagaaattagaaaaggtAGTAGTGCAAGTGACTCTTCTAAATATGAAGATAAAAAACGGAGAAATGAAAGTGTAACTACTGtgaacaaaaaactgaaaactgacCATAAGGTGGATgggaaaaaccaaaatgaaagccAGAAAAGAAATGCTGTGGTTAAGGTTTCAAATATTGCTCACAGCAGAGGCAGAGTAGTCAAAGTTTCTGCTCAGGCAAATACATCAAAAGCTCAGTTAAGTACTAAAAAAGTGCTCCAGAATAAGAACATGGATCATGCAAAAGCTCGGGAAGTGCTGAAAATTGCCAAAGAAAAGGCACAGAAGAAGCAAAATGAAACCTCTACTTCCAAAAATGCACATTCAAAAGTCCATTTCACACGTCGATACCAGAATCCTAGCTCAGGTTCCCTTCCACCCCGGGTTCGTTTAAAACCACAGAGGTACAGGAATGAAGAAAATGACTCTTCTCTGAAGACAGGACTGGAGAAAATGCGGAGCGGCAAGATGGCACCAAAGCCCCAGTCCCGCTGCACCTCTACCCGCTCAGCAGGTGAGGCCCCTTCAGAAAATCAGAGTCCCTCCAAAGGCCCTGAAGAGGCCAGCAGTGAGGTTCAGGACACAACTGAAGTGCTTGTGCCTGGTGAGCAGGATGAACCACAGACACTGGGCAAAAAGGGCAGCAAAAGCAATGTCTCTGTTTACATGACCCTAAATCAAAAGAAGTCTGACTCTTCCAGTGCTTCAGTGTGTAGCATTGATAGCACAGATGATTTGAAATCCTCCAACTCTGAGTGTAGTTCTTCTGAAAGCTTTGATTTTCCTCCAGGCTGTATGCATGCACCTTCCACATCCTCTACTTCCTCCTcttcaaaggaagagaaaaagctcAGTAATTCCTTGAAAATGAAAGTCTTTTCCAAAAACGTCTCTAAGTGCGTCACACCAGACGGCAGGACCATATGTGTAGGGGACATTGTTTGGGCCAAGATATATGGCTTCCCCTGGTGGCCAGCCCGTATTCTTACTATAACTGTGAGCCGGAAAGATAACGGCCTTTTAGTCCGACAGGAGGCCCGTATTTCATGGTTCGGGTCTCCAACAACATCTTTCCTGGCTCTTTCGCAACTCTCCCCCTTTTTAGAAAACTTCCAGTCACGCTTTAATAAGAAGAGAAAGGGCCTGTATCGCAAGGCTATCACAGAGGCAGCTAAGGCTGCCCAACAGCTGACCCCTGAAGTGCGGGCTCTGTTGACACAGTTTGAAACGTGA
- the PWWP2A gene encoding PWWP domain-containing protein 2A isoform X6, translating to MAAVAAEAAATAASPGEGGAGEAEPEMEPIPGSEAGTDPLPVTATEASVPDGEADGQQSSPQADEPPFPPPPPPPPPPGELARSPEAAGPELQPEEKLPARVVEPAAAAPQEGPGLSPSPASPPEEPAAPEERQEPRLPQPSAPALVPPAGGDSAVSQLIPGSEVRVTLDHIIEDALVVSFRLGEKLFSGVLMDLSKRFGPHGIPVTVFPKREYKDKPEAMQLQNNTFQGTDVKRDVNGAVPEDPPPVPPPELSLAESLWTCKPPPLFHEGAPYPPPLFIRDTYNQSIPQPPPRKIKRPKRKMYREEPTSIMNAIKLRPRQVLCDKCKNSVVAGKKEIRKGSSASDSSKYEDKKRRNESVTTVNKKLKTDHKVDGKNQNESQKRNAVVKVSNIAHSRGRVVKVSAQANTSKAQLSTKKVLQNKNMDHAKAREVLKIAKEKAQKKQNETSTSKNAHSKVHFTRRYQNPSSGSLPPRVRLKPQRYRNEENDSSLKTGLEKMRSGKMAPKPQSRCTSTRSAAQRH from the exons ATGGCGGCCGTAGCTGCAGAGGCGGCAGCGACTGCAGCGTCCCCCGGGGAGGGGGGCGCCGGCGAGGCCGAGCCGGAGATGGAGCCCATTCCCGGCAGCGAGGCCGGCACTGACCCCCTCCCGGTCACGGCCACTGAAGCGTCTGTGCCGGACGGCGAGGCCGACGGGCAGCAGTCCTCTCCTCAGGCCGACGAGCCGCCgttcccgccgccgccgccgccgccaccgccgccgggGGAGCTAGCCCGCAGCCCGGAGGCGGCGGGGCCGGAGCTGCAGCCTGAGGAGAAGCTACCCGCCCGGGTGGTGGAGCCGGCGGCAGCCGCGCCACAGGAAGGGCCTGGCCTTTCACCTTCCCCTGCATCGCCGCCCGAGGAGCCCGCGGCTCCCGAGGAGCGCCAGGAACCGCGGCTGCCCCAGCCCTCAGCCCCGGCGCTCGTGCCGCCGGCGGGTGGGGACTCCGCGGTGTCGCAACTGATCCCCGGCTCGGAGGTGCGGGTCACGCTGGACCACATCATTGAGGACGCGCTCGTCGTGTCGTTCCGCCTCGGGGAGAAGCTTTTCTCCGGGGTCCTCATGGATCTGTCCAAAAG gTTTGGGCCCCATGGGATCCCTGTGACAGTATTTCCCAAAAGGGAATATAAGGATAAACCTGAAGCCATGCAGCTCCAAAATAATACATTCCAAGGGACAGATGTCAAGCGTGACGTGAATGGTGCTGTTCCCGAAGACCCTCCTCCTGTCCCGCCTCCTGAGCTGAGCTTGGCCGAAAGCCTGTGGACTTGCAAACCACCACCTCTCTTCCATGAAGGAGCACCTTATCCTCCCCCTTTGTTTATCAGGGACACATATAACCAATCAATACCTCAGCCACCTCCTCGGAAAATTAAGCGACCCAAACGAAAAATGTACAGGGAAGAACCTACTTCAATAATGAATGCTATTAAACTACGACCCAGACAAGTCTTGTGTGACAAGTGTAAAAACAGTGTCGttgctggaaaaaaagaaattagaaaaggtAGTAGTGCAAGTGACTCTTCTAAATATGAAGATAAAAAACGGAGAAATGAAAGTGTAACTACTGtgaacaaaaaactgaaaactgacCATAAGGTGGATgggaaaaaccaaaatgaaagccAGAAAAGAAATGCTGTGGTTAAGGTTTCAAATATTGCTCACAGCAGAGGCAGAGTAGTCAAAGTTTCTGCTCAGGCAAATACATCAAAAGCTCAGTTAAGTACTAAAAAAGTGCTCCAGAATAAGAACATGGATCATGCAAAAGCTCGGGAAGTGCTGAAAATTGCCAAAGAAAAGGCACAGAAGAAGCAAAATGAAACCTCTACTTCCAAAAATGCACATTCAAAAGTCCATTTCACACGTCGATACCAGAATCCTAGCTCAGGTTCCCTTCCACCCCGGGTTCGTTTAAAACCACAGAGGTACAGGAATGAAGAAAATGACTCTTCTCTGAAGACAGGACTGGAGAAAATGCGGAGCGGCAAGATGGCACCAAAGCCCCAGTCCCGCTGCACCTCTACCCGCTCAGCAG
- the PWWP2A gene encoding PWWP domain-containing protein 2A isoform X4, translating to MAAVAAEAAATAASPGEGGAGEAEPEMEPIPGSEAGTDPLPVTATEASVPDGEADGQQSSPQADEPPFPPPPPPPPPPGELARSPEAAGPELQPEEKLPARVVEPAAAAPQEGPGLSPSPASPPEEPAAPEERQEPRLPQPSAPALVPPAGGDSAVSQLIPGSEVRVTLDHIIEDALVVSFRLGEKLFSGVLMDLSKRFGPHGIPVTVFPKREYKDKPEAMQLQNNTFQGTDVKRDVNGAVPEDPPPVPPPELSLAESLWTCKPPPLFHEGAPYPPPLFIRDTYNQSIPQPPPRKIKRPKRKMYREEPTSIMNAIKLRPRQVLCDKCKNSVVAGKKEIRKGSSASDSSKYEDKKRRNESVTTVNKKLKTDHKVDGKNQNESQKRNAVVKVSNIAHSRGRVVKVSAQANTSKAQLSTKKVLQNKNMDHAKAREVLKIAKEKAQKKQNETSTSKNAHSKVHFTRRYQNPSSGSLPPRVRLKPQRYRNEENDSSLKTGLEKMRSGKMAPKPQSRCTSTRSAGLNKWQLLHQTVTSAAAPLQCLTDHCGFRLGALTLTVKRAAQRH from the exons ATGGCGGCCGTAGCTGCAGAGGCGGCAGCGACTGCAGCGTCCCCCGGGGAGGGGGGCGCCGGCGAGGCCGAGCCGGAGATGGAGCCCATTCCCGGCAGCGAGGCCGGCACTGACCCCCTCCCGGTCACGGCCACTGAAGCGTCTGTGCCGGACGGCGAGGCCGACGGGCAGCAGTCCTCTCCTCAGGCCGACGAGCCGCCgttcccgccgccgccgccgccgccaccgccgccgggGGAGCTAGCCCGCAGCCCGGAGGCGGCGGGGCCGGAGCTGCAGCCTGAGGAGAAGCTACCCGCCCGGGTGGTGGAGCCGGCGGCAGCCGCGCCACAGGAAGGGCCTGGCCTTTCACCTTCCCCTGCATCGCCGCCCGAGGAGCCCGCGGCTCCCGAGGAGCGCCAGGAACCGCGGCTGCCCCAGCCCTCAGCCCCGGCGCTCGTGCCGCCGGCGGGTGGGGACTCCGCGGTGTCGCAACTGATCCCCGGCTCGGAGGTGCGGGTCACGCTGGACCACATCATTGAGGACGCGCTCGTCGTGTCGTTCCGCCTCGGGGAGAAGCTTTTCTCCGGGGTCCTCATGGATCTGTCCAAAAG gTTTGGGCCCCATGGGATCCCTGTGACAGTATTTCCCAAAAGGGAATATAAGGATAAACCTGAAGCCATGCAGCTCCAAAATAATACATTCCAAGGGACAGATGTCAAGCGTGACGTGAATGGTGCTGTTCCCGAAGACCCTCCTCCTGTCCCGCCTCCTGAGCTGAGCTTGGCCGAAAGCCTGTGGACTTGCAAACCACCACCTCTCTTCCATGAAGGAGCACCTTATCCTCCCCCTTTGTTTATCAGGGACACATATAACCAATCAATACCTCAGCCACCTCCTCGGAAAATTAAGCGACCCAAACGAAAAATGTACAGGGAAGAACCTACTTCAATAATGAATGCTATTAAACTACGACCCAGACAAGTCTTGTGTGACAAGTGTAAAAACAGTGTCGttgctggaaaaaaagaaattagaaaaggtAGTAGTGCAAGTGACTCTTCTAAATATGAAGATAAAAAACGGAGAAATGAAAGTGTAACTACTGtgaacaaaaaactgaaaactgacCATAAGGTGGATgggaaaaaccaaaatgaaagccAGAAAAGAAATGCTGTGGTTAAGGTTTCAAATATTGCTCACAGCAGAGGCAGAGTAGTCAAAGTTTCTGCTCAGGCAAATACATCAAAAGCTCAGTTAAGTACTAAAAAAGTGCTCCAGAATAAGAACATGGATCATGCAAAAGCTCGGGAAGTGCTGAAAATTGCCAAAGAAAAGGCACAGAAGAAGCAAAATGAAACCTCTACTTCCAAAAATGCACATTCAAAAGTCCATTTCACACGTCGATACCAGAATCCTAGCTCAGGTTCCCTTCCACCCCGGGTTCGTTTAAAACCACAGAGGTACAGGAATGAAGAAAATGACTCTTCTCTGAAGACAGGACTGGAGAAAATGCGGAGCGGCAAGATGGCACCAAAGCCCCAGTCCCGCTGCACCTCTACCCGCTCAGCAG
- the PWWP2A gene encoding PWWP domain-containing protein 2A isoform X3 encodes MLLNQTEAKASDCVRIWISNLQKGGAKRFGPHGIPVTVFPKREYKDKPEAMQLQNNTFQGTDVKRDVNGAVPEDPPPVPPPELSLAESLWTCKPPPLFHEGAPYPPPLFIRDTYNQSIPQPPPRKIKRPKRKMYREEPTSIMNAIKLRPRQVLCDKCKNSVVAGKKEIRKGSSASDSSKYEDKKRRNESVTTVNKKLKTDHKVDGKNQNESQKRNAVVKVSNIAHSRGRVVKVSAQANTSKAQLSTKKVLQNKNMDHAKAREVLKIAKEKAQKKQNETSTSKNAHSKVHFTRRYQNPSSGSLPPRVRLKPQRYRNEENDSSLKTGLEKMRSGKMAPKPQSRCTSTRSAGEAPSENQSPSKGPEEASSEVQDTTEVLVPGEQDEPQTLGKKGSKSNVSVYMTLNQKKSDSSSASVCSIDSTDDLKSSNSECSSSESFDFPPGCMHAPSTSSTSSSSKEEKKLSNSLKMKVFSKNVSKCVTPDGRTICVGDIVWAKIYGFPWWPARILTITVSRKDNGLLVRQEARISWFGSPTTSFLALSQLSPFLENFQSRFNKKRKGLYRKAITEAAKAAQQLTPEVRALLTQFET; translated from the exons ATGCTATTGAATCAAACAGAAGCGAAGGCCAGTGATTGTGTGAGAATCTGGATTTCAAATCTGCAAAAGGGAGGTGCAAAAAG gTTTGGGCCCCATGGGATCCCTGTGACAGTATTTCCCAAAAGGGAATATAAGGATAAACCTGAAGCCATGCAGCTCCAAAATAATACATTCCAAGGGACAGATGTCAAGCGTGACGTGAATGGTGCTGTTCCCGAAGACCCTCCTCCTGTCCCGCCTCCTGAGCTGAGCTTGGCCGAAAGCCTGTGGACTTGCAAACCACCACCTCTCTTCCATGAAGGAGCACCTTATCCTCCCCCTTTGTTTATCAGGGACACATATAACCAATCAATACCTCAGCCACCTCCTCGGAAAATTAAGCGACCCAAACGAAAAATGTACAGGGAAGAACCTACTTCAATAATGAATGCTATTAAACTACGACCCAGACAAGTCTTGTGTGACAAGTGTAAAAACAGTGTCGttgctggaaaaaaagaaattagaaaaggtAGTAGTGCAAGTGACTCTTCTAAATATGAAGATAAAAAACGGAGAAATGAAAGTGTAACTACTGtgaacaaaaaactgaaaactgacCATAAGGTGGATgggaaaaaccaaaatgaaagccAGAAAAGAAATGCTGTGGTTAAGGTTTCAAATATTGCTCACAGCAGAGGCAGAGTAGTCAAAGTTTCTGCTCAGGCAAATACATCAAAAGCTCAGTTAAGTACTAAAAAAGTGCTCCAGAATAAGAACATGGATCATGCAAAAGCTCGGGAAGTGCTGAAAATTGCCAAAGAAAAGGCACAGAAGAAGCAAAATGAAACCTCTACTTCCAAAAATGCACATTCAAAAGTCCATTTCACACGTCGATACCAGAATCCTAGCTCAGGTTCCCTTCCACCCCGGGTTCGTTTAAAACCACAGAGGTACAGGAATGAAGAAAATGACTCTTCTCTGAAGACAGGACTGGAGAAAATGCGGAGCGGCAAGATGGCACCAAAGCCCCAGTCCCGCTGCACCTCTACCCGCTCAGCAGGTGAGGCCCCTTCAGAAAATCAGAGTCCCTCCAAAGGCCCTGAAGAGGCCAGCAGTGAGGTTCAGGACACAACTGAAGTGCTTGTGCCTGGTGAGCAGGATGAACCACAGACACTGGGCAAAAAGGGCAGCAAAAGCAATGTCTCTGTTTACATGACCCTAAATCAAAAGAAGTCTGACTCTTCCAGTGCTTCAGTGTGTAGCATTGATAGCACAGATGATTTGAAATCCTCCAACTCTGAGTGTAGTTCTTCTGAAAGCTTTGATTTTCCTCCAGGCTGTATGCATGCACCTTCCACATCCTCTACTTCCTCCTcttcaaaggaagagaaaaagctcAGTAATTCCTTGAAAATGAAAGTCTTTTCCAAAAACGTCTCTAAGTGCGTCACACCAGACGGCAGGACCATATGTGTAGGGGACATTGTTTGGGCCAAGATATATGGCTTCCCCTGGTGGCCAGCCCGTATTCTTACTATAACTGTGAGCCGGAAAGATAACGGCCTTTTAGTCCGACAGGAGGCCCGTATTTCATGGTTCGGGTCTCCAACAACATCTTTCCTGGCTCTTTCGCAACTCTCCCCCTTTTTAGAAAACTTCCAGTCACGCTTTAATAAGAAGAGAAAGGGCCTGTATCGCAAGGCTATCACAGAGGCAGCTAAGGCTGCCCAACAGCTGACCCCTGAAGTGCGGGCTCTGTTGACACAGTTTGAAACGTGA